The genomic DNA TCCTGGCTGAATCTAATTATGAGAAGTTAAATAAGATTAGCCTGACGCCTGAGTTTTCTTTAGCCACTCGCTTTAAATTGCGGGCGAAGGTCTTTCAAATAAGCCAGGCGCATTTTCAAAGATTGGGGATAACCTTAAGAGACCATGAAAGCAAGGTAAGCGTTCAGCCCCTAAGGCACAAACTCGATCCTCGATGCTCGATGCTCGATTCTCGATGTTCGATGCTCGATGCTGGTAAAGGATCCAGTATCCAGCATCGAGCATCGAGCATCCAGCATCGAGGATCGAGTATCCAGCCTCCAGCCTCATGGGATGAACGGTTACAAAGCAAGATAGTAATCGCTACGGGCCATCAACCCATATTCTACCATCCGGGAATACTTTTTAAGGATATGGTGGTCAATGCCTTAATAGAAAGGGGTGGTTTTTGGGGACTAAATCTGGTGGTGGACAGTGATACCTGGCCTGGACAGCTTATTCCCATCCCCTGCCTGCGGGATGGTATCTTAAGCCTGGAAAGGGTGGAGCTATTCAGTAGGGAGAAGAATGTGGCGGCTGAAGAACTGCCGTCACCTGGCTTGGAGGAATTTGAGGCTAACTGGAATTATATCAGTCAGAAGATCGAAAGGCTGCTTCCTGGAAGCAACCGACGAACTTTTGTAAGGTATTCGGAGATTACCAGAGGCTTAATCCCTTTCTGTAAGAATCTGCCTGAGCTGGTTGTCTTTTCCAGAAGGCTGTTTGAAGAGGAGATGGGTTTTAAGCACGCCGAGGTATTTCTCTCTTCGCTCTGTGGCGGCGAAGAATTTCTCTATTTCGTCAGCCTGATCCTGGTGAGGGCTAAGGAATTTGTCCTCAAGTATAATAGCCGCCTTGAACAATACAGGACGAAGAAGGGAATCAGGCATCCTTTATCGCCCTTCCCCAATTTGAAGATCGAGGACAGCCGGCTGGAACTTCCTTTCTGGATATGGGAGCCTGGCCAGGAGAGAGCGACTTTATATCTGAAGTTTACCGGGCCGCAGGCGTGGATTTGCCGGAACGAGGAGGAAATTTTAGATCTGAAGGCGGCTCATTTAAGCTCGCAGAACATACCGGAGTTAAGTGACTGGCTTGGCCGGCTTGAGGCAGCCGGATATAAATTAAGGCCCAAGGCCCTGATGCTGACTCTTTTTGCCCGGTTATTTCTTTGTGATCTCTGGATTCACGGGGTAGGCGGAGCAGAATACGAAGAGCTGAACAACCAGCTGGCGGGGGATCTTTTTTCCGTCTCGTTGCCGCCTTATGCCGTGGCTTCGGCTACCTTGTATCTGGGGATTAAGGGTGAAGAACAAGGCCCGGTGGTTGATGAGAGGCAAATTGAAGCGCTTCGGAACCAATTGCGGCTGATGCAATTCAACCCGGAAAGATTTATCGATTCAGCCGATGAAGAATCACAACGATTGATTGCCGAGAGAACCAGCCTGATTGAAAGGATGAGAAGCGTTAATGGGCCGAAGGGGGAATTGCATCAAAAGGTATTGGCGATTAATGATAGCTTAAGGGACAAGATTGCTCCTTTTCGTCAGGCTGTGGAGTCTCAACTTCGGGAAAAGGAAATGGCCTGGGCTCAGGAATCGATGGCGGCTAACAGAGAGTTTCCCTTCTTCCTTTATTCTCAGGATGACTTAACGGCCCTTTATAGCTCAGTGGTCTGAGCTGTATCCTACCCTGCAACATCTGGCGTTGTCGGCGAGGATGTTACGATTACGGATTACGGATTGCGGATTTTAAATCCGCGTAACCGTTCAGGGTGTAATGAAAGTTGAGAGGAAATTTTTGTAACTATTCAGCTCTTAAGGCATAAAGACACAAAGATTACCAATAATAGCACACGGATTACACGGATGAGACGGATTGACACGGATAAAAATTTATTAGAAAAAATCCGTGAGAATCCGCCAAAATCTGTGTCATCCGTGTGCTATTCTATCATTCTCTTCGTGGCTTAGTGGCTTTGTGGCTGAACGGTTACAAATCCGCAATCCGCCATCCGAAATAATGTAATGGCTTGGTTGCGGCGATGATGCAAAAGTACGAGATTATTTTATATTGGAGCAGTGAGGATCAGATTTTTGTGGCTGACGTACCAGAACTACCTGGCTGCATGGCACATGGAGATACGCCGGAAGCAGCATTATTAAATGTAAAGGATGCGATTCAATTGTGGATTGATACAGCCAGAGAGTTTGACGACCCAGTACCAGAACCTAAGGGAAGAAGGCTCATGTTAGCATAGTTAAAAGACACAGCCTAATAGCCTGGCCAAATGAAGCAGATTTTGGGCTAGTACTCCGTGACATTTGATCTTGTGAGTAGGCCAGGTTCACGGTTCTGGGTTCTTTAACCTTGAACTTTGAACCTTGAACTCTGAAGAGATTAAGAAGGTACCTTCATTATGGAACAAACATTAGTTATCCTAAAGCCAGATTGTGTCAAAAGAGGATTAATAGGGGAGATAATAAAGCGATTTGAGGCGGCTGGGCTGTTGATTGTGGCTATGAAGATGCTCAGCCTGAGTCGGGAAGAGGCAGCCAAATTTTATTATGTCCACAAAGATAGAGATTTTTATGAGGGCCTGCTTGAGTTTATGAGTTTCGGAAGAGTAGTTGTTATGGTCATCGAAGGTGAGCGGGCTATTGAGCGGACAAGGGAAATGATAGGCGCTACGGATCCGCTTCAGGCAGATGAAGGGACTATTCGAGCCGAATTAGCTG from bacterium includes the following:
- a CDS encoding type II toxin-antitoxin system HicB family antitoxin, which encodes MQKYEIILYWSSEDQIFVADVPELPGCMAHGDTPEAALLNVKDAIQLWIDTAREFDDPVPEPKGRRLMLA
- the ndk gene encoding nucleoside-diphosphate kinase; protein product: MEQTLVILKPDCVKRGLIGEIIKRFEAAGLLIVAMKMLSLSREEAAKFYYVHKDRDFYEGLLEFMSFGRVVVMVIEGERAIERTREMIGATDPLQADEGTIRAELAENNRRNLVHGSDSTAAAREEINFFFKPDEILSSEFGGTRNPKLR